gagagagagagagagagagagagagagagagagagagagagagagagagagagagagagagagagagagagagagagagagagagagagagagagagcaaggtgaCCTAGACAGAGTGGGATTAAGAGAGAGCAGGATGAGTCTGCATTTTTTTAGAGAGCAAAAGAACAGGACCAGACAGGAGAAATGAAAGGATAAAAACAAATGCAGGAAAGAGTAAATacgtgtatatataggacacaaATGTATTATACCAGTCCATTACAAACTGCAAAACATGAAAGTGCTGGCTATTCTGCCTTTAAatttgtctgtatgtctgtctgtcttgttggGTGATTGGCTGGCTGcttatctgtctgtctggcatGCATCTGAAAGCCCATATGACGCATGGTACCGTTGACAGTGTTGAAGCCTGGTAAACCCAAAACAAccgatccctctctccctttgtccctgtgtgtgatcctgtgtatcatgtgtatgtgtgcgtcCAGCCGTCCAGAAGATGGCTGAGGCACACATGCAGAACCTGGGTGTCTACCCCCCCTTGGAAGACCCCTTTGAGGGGGAGGAGTACGACGACTACCCCTGtcatgaggagagggaggagagattcCCCACCAAAGCTGCTGGTGAGATAGGGATTCCATACACTGTCAACCAgtaacacactatatacactcaCTCATATAATCGCATTGATGCTTTGACCAATGGTGTAACCGGCTTACATGTTTAGCTGTGTGTATAGCCATTGTTATTCAGTGCCCACTTTTAAGTCAAATGGGATGAACGTTGCACTATGCCATGTTCAAAACAGCAGGGCCTCAGATAAACTCTTCTCTGCGACAAGTAGCAGTGGTATTATATTAGCACATATTAGCATCACTCCACCAAATCTATCAGAGAGCACAGCAGACCTCCCTGTGCTCCCATCCTGCCCTGTGCCAGTCAGGGGCCAGAGATGCTTAGCCACGGCTAACAGTCTATCTGCTTTCTCTGTGGCATCAGTACTGATGCTGGGCTGCCAGCCCAGATGGCAGAGCTTCCTAGTGAAATCTCCCCTGTAGCATCGTTAAACGCTGTTTCATTGGCTATtacaaatcaaaaatcaaatcaaatcaaatcaaatttattagtcacatacacatggttagcagatgttaatgcgagtgtagcgaaatgcttgtgcttctagttccgacaatgcagtaataacaacaagtaatctaacctaacaattccgcaactactaccttatacacgcaagtgtaaagggataaagaatatgtacataaagatatatgaatgagtgatggtacagacggcataggcaaggtgcagtagatggtatagagtacggtatatacctatgagatgagtactgtagggtatgtaaacataaagtggcatagtttaaagtggctagtggtccatgtattacataagatggcaagatgcagtagatgatatagagtacagtatatacatatacataagagatgtgtaatgtagggtatgtaaacattatattaggtggcattgtttaaagtggctggtggtacatttttacataatttccatcaattcccatttttaaggtggctggagctgagtcagtttgttggcagcggccgctaaatgttagtggtggctgtttaacagtctgatggccttgagatagaagctgtttttcagtctctcggtccctgcttggatgcacctgtactgacctcgccttctggatgatagcggggtgaacaggtagtggcttgggtggttgttgtccttgatgatctttatggccttcctgtgacatcgggtggtgtaggtgtcctggagggcaggtagtttgccccgggtgatgcgttctgccgacctcactaccctctggagagccttacggttgtgggcggagcagttgccgtaccaggcggtgatacagcccgacaggatgctctcgattgtgcatctgtagaagtttgtgagtgcttttggtgacaagccgaatttcttcagcctcctgaggttgaagaggcgctgctgcgccttcttcacaacgctgtctgtgtgggtggaccagttcagtttgtccgtgatgtgtacaccgaggaacttaaaactttccaccttctccactactgacccgtcgatgtggataggggggagctccctctgctgtttcctgaagtccacaatcatctcctttgttttgttgacgttgagtgtgaggttattttcctgacaccacactccgagggccctcacctcctccctgtaggccgtctcgtcgttgttggtaatcaagcctaccactgtagtgtcgtccgcaaacttgatgattgagttggaggcgtgcatggccacgcagtcgtgggtgaacagggagtacaggagagggctcagaacgcacccttgtggggccccagtgttgaggatcagcggggtggagatgttgttacctaccctcaccacctgggggcggcccgtcaggaagtccaggacccagttgcacagggcggggtcgaggcccagggtctcgagcttgatgacgagtttggagggtactatggtgttaaatgctgagctgtagtcgatgaacagcattctcacataggtattcctcttgtccagatgggttagggcagtgtgcagtgtggttgcgattgcgtcgtctgtggacctattgggtcggtaagcaaattggagtgggtctagggtgtccggtagggtggaggtgatatggtccttgactagtctctcaaagcacttcatgatgacggaagtgagtgctacggggcggtagtcgtttagctcagttaccttagctttcttgggaacaggaacaatggtggccctcttgaagcatgtgggaacagcagactgggctaaggattgattgaatatgtccgtaaacacaccagccagctggtctgcgcatgctctgaggacgcggctgggaatgccgtctgggcctgcagccttgcgagggttaacacgtttaaatgttttactcacctcggctgcagtgaaggagagcccgcaggttttggtagtgggccgtgtcagtggcactgtattatcctcaaagcgggcaaaaaggtatttagcctgtctgggagcaagacatcctgatccgcgacggggctgcttttctttttgtaatccgtgatagactgtagaccctgccacataccccttgtgtctgagctgttgaattgcgattcaattttgtctctgtactgggacttagcctgtttgatagccttgcggagagaatagctacactgtgtgtattcggtcatgtttccggtcaccttgccctggttaaaagcagtggttcgcgctttcagtttcacgcgaatgctgccgttaatccacggtttctggtttgggaatgttttaatcgttgctctgggtacgacatcgtcaatgcacttcctaatgaactcgctcaccgaatctgcatattcatcattgttgttgttggacgccgtgcggaacatattccaatccgcgtgatcaaagcagtcttgaagcgtggattcagattggtcggaccagcgttgaacagacctgagcgcgggagcttgtagttttaatttctgtttgtaggctggaatcaacaaaatggagtcgtggtcagcttttccgaaaggagggcgggggagggccttatatgcgtcgcggaagttagtataacaatggtccagagttctgccagccctggtcggacaatcgatgtgctgatagaatttagggagttttgtttttagattagccttgttaaaatccccagctacgatgaatgcagcctcagggtgtgtggtttccagtttacagagagtcagatagagttcgttcagggccatcgatgtgtctgcttgggggggaatatatacggctgtgattatgaccgaagtgaattcccttggtagataatgcggtctacatttgattgtgaggagttctagatcaggtgaacagaatgactttagttcctgagtgttgttatgatggtcacaccacgtctcgttaatcatgaggcatacccccccgcccctcttcttaccagaaagatgtatgtttctgtctgcgcgatgcgtgaagaaaccagctggctgcaccgactccgttagcgtcttttcagttagccatgtttccgtgaagcagagcacgttgcaatccctgatgtctctctcgaatgttacccgtgctcggatttcatcgaccttattctcaagagactggacattggcgagtagtatgctagggagtggagcgcgatgtgctcgtctccgaagcctgaccaggagaccgctacgtttgcccctttttcggcgtcgtgtagcttcgccggctgggatcaggtccattgtattgggtggaaggcaagacactggatccgtttcgggaaagtcatattcctggtaggaagggtggttagttgacgttaatcgtatattcagtagttcctcccggctgtatgtaatgaaacttaagatcacccggggtaccaatgtaagaaataacacatagaaaaacaaaatactgcatattttccaaggaacgcgaagcgaggcagccatcctgttcggcgccggaCATCATACTGTCATCATTTTTCTGTAAATCTGTCGTTTGAACACAACACGGTTGCAGAGTGACTGTAGTGTCACACATCGCTAGACATGGGCTCCTAAAGATACTTTGAAGTAGGATGTGACTATCCTAACTAGAGCAATTGCCTAATTAGGCCTGCATACACATGCACATTTATACAGAAGACACTTTCATATGTACTGGTATGATTCAGACCTGTATACCATGTTCCACACACATGTatttgtacacacacactcacaggaggCATATGCCCGACCAGGAAATGACAGGTAGAACCAGATTACCATAGACTGGTTTGGGAGTAGAGTTATTATGATGTCCCATAAATTGATTAACCTCTTTCCCTAGTGCTGTTTGTTTACCTTCCCTGCATGTCTTTTCTgaaacatcaaaatccacaaatctAAGTAGTCCTCAAGCTTACTTGTGTAAAAGGTTAGTGGTTTGATTTGAAGGAGACCAGTGTGTGCTGCTGTTCTTTGACATCACCTCTTGTCTCCTTAGACCCCCAAGCGACCAGCACCACAGATCAATCAGAGAAgccagatgaagaggaggaagagaaagagaaagaagaggaaaagactgaagaaaagacagaggagAAGGCAAAGAAAGTGCGCAAAAGTGTAAAGTTTTAACACTACTTTAAACCAAAaaaaggaagggagagatggatggtTGCAGATGTGTAAATGATTGAGTGAATGAATGAGTGATTTAATGTGTGAACgtgtgagtgagaaagagagctTCTAAGTTTGAATGGTGCATATTCAAATTCAATGAATTAATGAATGTAGGTAGGTACTGTTAGCATATCTGtgagcaaaaaaaatctaaaaatcaGTACATTAATGGATAGGGCATTAATGGATAGGGCAAGGTCATCAAGGTCACTGTGACCTTGAGGTCCCTCACTGCAACGCTAGTCTTCTCTTCCATGTCAGGGGAACCATTCATTCACTTCTTACTTTCTAGCTTTGCTCTTTAATGTTACAGAGCAATGGAATAATGGCTAGAAATATCAACTACACATGACACTCAAAATAACTGTAAACGGACAAATGCTGATGAACAGCTTCagtatagaacacacacacacacacacacacacacacacacacacacacacacacacacacacacacacacacacacacacacacacacacacacacacacacacacacacacacacacacacacacacacacacacacacacacacacacacacacacacacacacacatacacacacacagagaggagatatCATCAGTCTCTGACTATCGGTCCAGACTATATTCTAAAGCTGCTCCATTACTGTGCAGCCTAATCATATTGAGATTTTGTTCTTGGAAGAAGTGAGCAGATACTGCCATCTTGTGGCAAGATAGGGGATGTAGAATAACCAGAGTGTGTGTATTGACATGGATTCACATACAATAAACTGTGCACTGCATAGGCCTTCAGATAATATGCATCTATATAATTGAAAGGATCTAGATTTGTAATGCATTTGAAACATTTATTTGTGATGCATTTGAAGTTATTTTTGGGGCCCATCAAAGCTAGTTGTGTCAATGATGTATTCTGGGTGTATGTGAGGATGCCATGCTTTTGTAAAAGTAGTCCAATTTAgtttttttgtgagaaaaaaaatgttttcatttTGTATACCGAATCAGATTcttattgtttgtttgtttaaatcATTTCCTGTGTAAAGACCTATTAATCAACTTAGCTGTATATGGTCTCTCTCTGTTGAACAATTGTCACAAAGTTTAGTAACCTTTTAGTCACAACTTGGATAACTGTGTTTTTCATATTGTCATGAAAAACAACGCAGACAATACAATACATAgtgactctctctcactctctctcgtccTGCTGAAATGGAATGacacatttgaatataaaaatattCACCCTCAGAATTGATCATGTCAGTCTAATAAACAGTTTTCTTTATTTCCATCACATCTGTTCTCCAACTGCAGGATTGCTTGAGTCAGCAGAATACATTTCTGTAGTGTCACAGTTGAATGTCTCAATCTGTACCAACTGTTAATATATAGTCATTGTTTTGATTCTCTTTTTGTTGGACAAAGTGTTGAGACATATGGCACCTACTCCCTCCATTGTCTGGCTGGAGTGagcatcctctccttctccaagTCTATCTATCCTCTATGGTCAATAGACGAGTGCCATGGCAAGAATGAACTCTAATCGCACTATTCTTCTTTATTCCACTTTTTGTTTTAATTCTTTTTTCTGTACTTGTTAAAGATGTAGACATTTCAATGTGAGCAACAATAACAATATCTAAATAAACACATTTTCCTGATTTGAAATGACTTcgtgtgtgttctggtgtgtgaAACTAATCTTAAAATCCTAAAactttgaaaatatactttataaaataatatatatgacCGCACAAAATTATTGCCACAAGATGGTCAGTATTTCACACCCTATGATGGAATGAATGAACATGACCCACATTCCAGAAGGAATTCTGATACTTGGAATGCTGTCTGGTTGCTTCTCAGATGGTATGTTCTTCTTGTGGAGTTTGTCAGAAAACACCCTCATGGAAAACAAAACTGGCAAAGTCAGCTGACAAATTAAAAATAGGCTTCCTAGAAAGTATGCTAATTAATTTCTTTGGACTGATAAGTTATTGCAACAATAGACAAATATATTGGTAGGTCCTTTAATATTGCATTTGTAGCTTAAGTAGCCTAATGCTACTGTCAGATGAAAAACAAATAGCTAACATTGTACCACCATAAACATTAAAACCAGATTACCACAAATCTAAACCGGAAGTGAGATAGTGACCCGTTTCATGTAGAAGGTATTCCCGGAAGAAACGTTTCGTCGATGATGATGTACTAAATCAGGTGAGTTAAAGGCTCATGACTACAGTTTTTCCTTTTTAAATTCAAACCAATTTCATGTGGTCATTGTTCAGATGTGAAAGTTGTATCATATTTATTTATGTTTAATTGTAATATAGTCATGGGGTGTATAATGGGGTGTATACTGTGGctatgttgttagctagctaatggtaATGCTAAAAACAGCGCTAGCACTATTGTTTGCTCCACTTGTAATGCAAGCCTTTTTCAATTAAATATTACCCCCAGTATTATATACCAATTGTACATGTGTGTACGTAAACGGAACCTGCATGTATTGCTAATCCAGTTGTAGCTAGCCAGTTTCAGTTTAGCTGTCAGCTAgctggttagctaactagctatctaccgtagctagttagctatgtaACGTGACCTAGTTATTGTACAGTTTTAGTACCATTTCTATTGCAGTGATTTATGTCGACTGGTTTTGATATGACTGTCTGAGCATAACTCATTCACGTTGGTCACTTATGTAATTTGGCTGGCGGTACACAGGCCAGATTTCAGGGTTAAGTTGCTTGTCTGTAGGAGGGTGATTTAGCCTAATGTGTTGTGTTTAGTCTTCAACTGATGCATTCCATGTTAATCAATACTGTAAATAGGCCTACTCAGAATCCGATAAATCAACAGCATTTATTGTTATCTCTAACAGTCGATTGTTCGAAGTAACTTGTTTACTTTATTAGAGGGTGGACCGGCCATCACTGTTAATATCAACTCTTGTTGATTGACAAAATCGATCATCTTTTACGCTTTCCGTGCATGTATGCCTTTTTACTGAAAACACTGTGTTGTGTTACGTTTTCCTTGTGAGGTATTTACATtttaattcaatcactttttgacggCACTTTTTGTACCTGACTGACAAAACATCAaagagataaaggtgctcaaagttgacccgtTTTTGCATACTATGAGACATCCAtatcttcatcactggaaaagataaactgTTCAgattgatatcatttaaaagcttacaaacagggtatTGGGAAATTCAGAAGGTCATCAGGCAATATTTCTGTATGATCTTCTGTCTAGAATAGAATATCATCATTGAtgctgatcaaatcaaatgttattggtcgcctATACACataattagcagatgttattgtgggtgtggCGAAATGTGTGgtttcctagctccaacagtgctgtaatatctaacaatacaagctcatttaaaagtaaaagaatggaattaagaaatatagacaTATTAGAACAAGCAATGTCTGAGTCCGGAGTataaataagtgtgtgtgtgtgtgatgtataagcagtatgtggatagaaaatatagtatatctgaagaatacatAAGATACAATAGTATATGCacagcaataattgaataagatggccttgactagaatacagtacagttcagacagaaagtattcagacagaaagtattcagaccccttgactattttCACATTTTGTTCTGGCCTTATTCTTattctaacaagtcagtttgtcaaatttctgtgcTGCtagtgtgaagtggaaacgtctaggagcaacaacggctcagccgcgaagtggtaggccacacaaactcacagaacgggaccgccgagtgttgaagcacgtaaaatcgtctgtccttggttgcaacactcactaccgagttccaaactgccttttgGAAAGCAAGGttggcacaataactgtttgtcgggagcttcatgacatgggtttccatggccgagcagctgcacacaagcctaagatcaccatgtgcaataccAAGCGTCGTCTGGAATGGTGTAATGCTtgcaattggactctggagcagtggaaacacgttctcgggagtgatgaatcacgcttcaccatctggcagtctgactgacgaatctgggtttggcagatgccaggagtacattccctgccccaatgcatagtgccaactgtaaagtttggtggaggaggaataatggtctgaggctgctTTTCATGGTTCGTGCAAGGCCCCAATGACATCGTagacgattttgtgcttccaactttgtggcaaccgtttggggaagtccctttcctgttacagcatgacattgcccccgtacacaaagcgaggtccatacagaaatggtctgtcaagattggtgtggaagaacttgactggcctgtacagagccttgacctcaaccccatcgaacacctttgcgaTGAATTgtaatgccgactgcgagccaggcctagtcgCCCAACCTCACTGATGCTCTtgaggctgaatggaagaaagtcccatcagcaatgatccaacatctgatggaaagtcttcccagatatcctgttatagcagcaaaagggggaccagctctatattaatgcccataattttggaatgagatgttcaatgagcaggtgtcctcATACTTTTGACCACGTAGTGCATgagaatatatttttaaaagaaaTGCCATTTGTGTTTTTAGAATTTACGTTAAACTTGTTTTTTCAAGAAATAGTCATAGTTCGACAACACTGttttttgtaagcttttaaattgtAGCAAACTCcaccgtttatcttttccagtgatgaagacatggatgtctcatggtatggtggggtatgcaaaatgggtaaactttgagcaccttcttctcctgaatgttttggcattcagtaCCAAAAaatcactttctgaccactttttGTTTCAATTtaaagggatgctgtcaaaaagtgattgaattcaaatggatttaccctgtGATTTTCCTCTTCTTATATCCCTAAACactgggccagtttcccagacacagatacTCCATTCAAatagctttttagtccaggactaggcttaatccgCTTCTGAGAGATCAGCTCACTGGCCACACCTCACcattactccccctctctctgtcccacgtGGATTGGCCCCTCTCTCAGTAGTAATGCCGGGCGGAGTGGACTATGGGGAGTTTGGGGGGAGCCTTCCTGCCATCGCCTCTCTGAATGCGTCCTACTCCACCACTgtatccctcccctccccccactaCCTGGTGG
The sequence above is a segment of the Salvelinus alpinus chromosome 1, SLU_Salpinus.1, whole genome shotgun sequence genome. Coding sequences within it:
- the LOC139578949 gene encoding protein phosphatase 1 regulatory subunit 1B-like encodes the protein MDPSASDEVGDECKESRKIHFAVQSSAPTQLDPRQVEMIRRRRPTPATLFRVADQCSPEDDQSSHQWIVGENGVLKPKRVNSNVYQPPSLKAVQKMAEAHMQNLGVYPPLEDPFEGEEYDDYPCHEEREERFPTKAADPQATSTTDQSEKPDEEEEEKEKEEEKTEEKTEEKAKKVRKSVKF